CGACGGTGTCAAAGAGGGAGACCGGATCGTCGCCGGTACCTACCAGGCGATCCGCGACCTGAAGGACGGGACCATCGTTCGAGAGACCAAGCCGGACCCAAAGAAAGCCGCCACCCCGGGGACCAAGTCGTGAACCCAATCGTAGAAACACCGCTCGGCGAAACCGCCGAGCGGCAGGTCGTTACAGGCAAGCCAGGAGCCGCGCCAGAGTCGAAGTGGATCATCGTAACGCGCGGTGTGAAGCGCGAGTACGACATGGGCGGCGAAGTCGTCCGCGCACTGCGCGGCGTCGACCTCGCCATCGGGCGCAACGAGTACGTCGCCATCATGGGTCCGTCGGGCTCGGGCAAGTCGACGCTGATGAACGTGCTCGGATGCCTCGACACGCCGAACGGCGGCGAGTACTGGCTCAACGGCCAGCTCGTCTCGAAGATGAGCGACGACGCTCTGGCTCGCGTGCGGAACAAGGAGATCGGGTTCGTCTTTCAGACGTTCAACCTCCTTCCCCGCGCGACGGCACTGCACAACGTCGAGCTGCCGCTCGTGTACGCCGGCGTCGGCGCCGACGAGCGGAAGCGGCGCGCCATCGAAGCGCTGACCAAGGTGCAGCTCCAGGACCGCATGGACCACCGGCCGAACGAGCTCTCCGGCGGTCAGCGCCAACGCGTCGCGATCGCCCGCGCGCTGGTCAACAATCCCTCGATGCTGCTCGCCGACGAGCCGACCGGTAACCTCGATTCTCAGACCTCCGAAGAGATCATGAGAGTGTTCGAGTCCCTTGCCGACGCGGGACAAACGGTCGTCATGGTGACCCACGAGCCGGACATCGCGTCTCATGCGCGCCGAATCGTCGTGCTGCGCGACGGGCTCATCTCGACGGATGAGCGCCGGGAACAGTTCACCGCCCGCCTCGGCGCGACGAACGCGCACTCGTAACTTCGCCTGCGGTTTTCCCGTAAGAACGGGAGACGTCTGACGGCGGGGGGCATCCCGACCCGAAAGCGTCTCCCGCTCGCATTTCAGACCATGTCATTCTTCCAAGCCGTTCGACTTGCGTGGGAAACGATCCGCGTGCAGAAGCTGAAAAGCTTCTTCACCGTGATCGGTGTGACGATCGGCGTGACGTTTCTCATCGCCGTCGTCTCGATCGTCAGCGGAATGGGTCGCTACATGAAGGACGACCTGATCGGCAAGCTCATCGCCGTCAACTCGTTCAACCTCCGCTCCCGACCCGATATCCAACTGGGCGACGTGACCCAGGACGAGCTGCGCGAATGGCGTAAGCGCCCGCACATCATGGACTCCGATGTGCCCGCGGTGGCGGCGGCGCTCGCGCCCGACGTCCTCTGGGCCACCGAGAGCGGCAGCAACCTGAACGTGGAATCGGCGTACGCCTCGCCGCGCAACACGCAGTGCTCGACCGTATCCGAGCAGTGGTTCACCATCAAGAAGATGGGCGTGTCGCAAGGTCGCCCGATCGCGCCGCAGGAATACGAGATCGGGGCGCCGGTCGTGAT
Above is a genomic segment from Gemmatimonadaceae bacterium containing:
- a CDS encoding ABC transporter ATP-binding protein, producing MNPIVETPLGETAERQVVTGKPGAAPESKWIIVTRGVKREYDMGGEVVRALRGVDLAIGRNEYVAIMGPSGSGKSTLMNVLGCLDTPNGGEYWLNGQLVSKMSDDALARVRNKEIGFVFQTFNLLPRATALHNVELPLVYAGVGADERKRRAIEALTKVQLQDRMDHRPNELSGGQRQRVAIARALVNNPSMLLADEPTGNLDSQTSEEIMRVFESLADAGQTVVMVTHEPDIASHARRIVVLRDGLISTDERREQFTARLGATNAHS